In Lolium rigidum isolate FL_2022 chromosome 3, APGP_CSIRO_Lrig_0.1, whole genome shotgun sequence, the genomic window actcctccagacagatcaggttcctcgtagaccagctcgtaatctCCTTCCGGTGCTATGTCagtggcctccacttcattgtcacagtctagcaagggtgtcgtaagaaagtgagtacagaggtactcagcaagctcaaaagagaaaatgtgttcgatgcactagctacgaccattgatcagaaaatctcaggtcaatgcatgtttcaaaaatatttcttcaaaaggttgattttattctgaaaactatgcccgctagTCTTCATAGGTTGAAcataacttcacggagttcctttcctgctgcGTTCGTAGTTCCCATCCCGGAGTAGGAGTGACAACCacaaatttgatacactctgcagaggtgcgttacttttcccataagagaacttatccttgataccaaccgagacgcgtttctcaTCCACACTTTCTTGGtgcggggccaggtgtaagatctaaGCCAATCACTCCCTTCTCTGCGACCCTACATAccaacccttttgtccatccgtacacccccggtagacatctcccgatcatacggctttacccccggtgtactatggacaatccctcctagacgatagagcctctcatccacatggatggggattttaaaggattttccaacctactgcagtgttatccccAACACACAGCCATgccctatcaagtccgttgatatgcaagagggaaaagatacagctgacttccctagagccattatagatctcatggttaacgcgaattgtacggtgctagaatcactagatggcattggtgattagtcctagattaatagaacccttgcaatggaacctccaccatatcaacacataccatggttccattgcccaccacacagtcatattcataattagaaAAGTAACATTTgctttttcaatgcaggaatgataagtatagtacttttgcgggtaaattgatataaaataatcaatatgacatgagcaagggtgaacttgcctggtaactgcgagataatgcagttcgatgtgttggatggaacctggacctcgggttctgtaaataagcatcattgtccggtaaagacaatgttataagatccaaatgatgcatgcatggttgCATTGTTTCATGTTGAATTCCTTACCCCGACATGATTATTAAgattttagggttgagttaagtatttgtgcctttggcagtaatttataaATTATTTAAGTACTTTAACATTGTTTTCTTTTCTAACAAGAAAAGAATTGAAAAGTAGttgatattttcctttggaaaatattggtTTCAAACAAAGAATTTGAAAATAAGGTTTTCCTCATTTTGGAAATATTACTGAATTTTGAATTATTAAGATATTTCCCCTTTTGGAAAATCTTAATCTTTAAAAGAAAtgtcttggaataatagaattccttttgaaaatatttgaataaaaattatttgtatttattaagagttttccttgattttttaaaTCCAAGGAAAATTGCAATTGAAAATTTAAAGTTCATATTTAAATCGAAAAATTGCAAATTTTGAATTTTGGTAGtaaattccatttcttattttattttgttaagaataatttcttaTTCATTAAACCTATTTTTCTTGGACTTTTAGAGTATTTTCCATTTATTATTATTTGGTAGATTTCATAAGTTATTTATAAAATGAAAAAGACAAAAATACCCCTCGGCCTAATTGGGCCAACCCACCAACATGGCCCAtttggacagcccactaaggcctgCCCAAAACGGTTCGGTGGAACCGAACCCCTTCGGCCCACCTCACTCTCTCTCGCTCACCTCTCTCTCGCGAAACCCTAACTCCCGTGGCGATTCGGTGGTGACGTcgccgccaccatggccgccgccttgctcCGGCCAACCCCGGCCGAGCTAGGGCTCGCCGTGGTGCTCAGACAACTCAGCGCGCGACGGCGCATCTATTCGTCCACGTAGATTCTTCGATTTCGTCCTCGACCGTGCGTGCGCGTGCGTGACGCCCGCAGTCGCCGACGGATCCGTGGCGATCTCCGTCGATCTGCGGTTCCTCGCCAACCCTGGGTGTTCGCCGCCCTCTCTGGTGGTGTGCGTGGCCTGGCACGGCTTGGCCGCGGTCTGGTGGCGCCGTGGTTGGCCatgccaccgtgccgccattgTTGTCGCCTCGTTCTTCACCAGgtactcctcctcttcctcttcttccaccTCTACACCCTCTACTCCTTGATTTGTGCCCTATCTGCGCCCTGCGTATGCTGCTCCTAGGCTACTGTGTTGCTATGCTTGCTGCTATGctgttgttcttgctgttcttgctatgCTATACGCCTAAGCCTCCTGATGCTATTCCTATGCCTGCTGGCTCACTGTGTTGTGCTCATCCTATGTGTTCATGTCTATGTTTTGTGCAATTGCTTAATGGCCTTTGTTCATATGCCTACTGGACTTGTTCATATGCTTACTGGCTTATTCATATGCTTACTGGCTTATTATTGGCCTAGGTTAGAACTACTGACACTTGTGGTGTCAGTGATGCTCACCTATGCCCTGTGTAGGCTTCAGTTGATCCCATTCTTGGATCACTGCTTGTCTGTGATGCTCTCCTATGCCTTGTGCTTGATTTATTTGATCAATTGTATGCTAGTGGCTAATTACTGGTTAATTCCTTCCTATATGGATGGATCACTAGCTATTGCTGTCACTCATACTTGCTCATGATGCTTATGTATCTGTGTGTGTGCTGCTATTGTTGTCCatagctcactggacttgatccagtggctagGATGAAATGGTGCATGCTGCTGTTGCCTCTCAGTGATGCTATTGCATGATTCAtgcatggatttgttatgtattcatgcCTGGATGGACTAATTACTGATGAACtacttatgcagtgttgattaattgccttgctatgcatgatttgatatttccatgatAAATTTGGAAATAAtccaagtctgaatccatttctggatgatGATGACTTATAATCTTGGTTAAATGGATGGTTTTGtgtttgatgtgacctcagtagcattgctactgcttggttgctcacacagttggctagatcttgttggctactcatctctgcTTGCATAATAGGGAATCATAAATGATATGAAATccattatgcttgcctgtgaagaaatctagggtttactgatggtttTAGTGACTAGGGTTTCACTAGGTGGTTCTTGGTAGCTGCTATTACTTGTAAACCCTCTACTGGTGTTATCTGTgcatgtgttcttgcttgtgTGCACATCTGTGCATCTGTTCTTCCTTATAAGTACAAAAATAGTGTCTGGATGGGTTTTAGGCTCTAGTTGCTCCCTTtactgccagtgatccttggtcaacaccaagtgatgatcatccatgagcatctgctcatcccatgacTTGTGTCATGCAGAAattatggattggatccactggatcatCTCCATGTATttagtataccttgttccagctcctatatGGTTAAGCTCAACTGTTGTTGAGCAGTTGCTTGATGATCTTGttacttgtccttctcctcctagctctTCATGATCTTGGTTAAGTTACCATCTTTCTACTGGTTTTGGTTGGTTGGATTTTTGGATGGATAAATGGTTTCAGTATTGGCTgttgctgttcttgagcaagaacagagatGAACTCTCACTGTTCCTGCCTGGTTGCTTGGTGAATGGTGATCTGTCGACCTGCGCATTGcttctagggtttctacccttttatacCTGCTGTGTTTCTCCTCTTgctgtgacacacaagcctggcaagGCTTGGTGCCTAGGCTGTGCTTTGTTGTGCTGTTGATTACACAACAGCTCATGAGCTGTGTGGTCACTTTGGTGAAATTTGAGCCCTGTGTgtggctcaggtttggtctgcctaTGGTTATCCTGGTTCTGTCCAGGTTTTGGACATGCACATGTGTCCTTGACACTTGGTTTCTCTCCCTGTCTATTTACTGACTTGATTTTAACCCCATGTATAgttccttctctttattttgcaggtttcaAAGATGAAAATGATCCAAGACAATTCCTTCCAAGACATGTAGTTTAGGATTTTAGCCTAGGATTCAAAttcatgtaattttttttttactttgcttTTTATTCATCCAATTCTTGTATAATGGATAATGTAAAGATATTGTATGtgtgtgtatatcaataaagctcaaattttcctTATGATCTCAATTGTATTTGCATCATTTACTTATAAATGATTAGTATATTCATATtgcaaatttgaaattcaaagtgatttgaattatgaaatgtatttgaattatgaattcataattcatattCTATATGGTTTACCTTTTACTTCTTTAGTTTTAAATTAAATATGACTTGGCATTTCAAAATCATCTCCCAAAtaaacaagttacaaaagagatcatgtcgaaattcttAACTCACACtcgcctaaccctaattgcaattgagagagaacctcgatctctcttaggtttagttgcaataaggcgcgaaaatttccctcgttttgcgatgaaatgcacatcgcaattctaaatctacccttcgatgatcctatgttctgggttattacaatgcCGTCGATGACGTTCtgcagggtgcgccccggaatgcCCTAGAACAGGAGGCGCCCGTtcctgttccagctgttcggcccgCCGGCGAGGCTAGTGGTGCTGTGCATCTCCATGTCGTACTGCACCTGGAAGTAGGCGATCCACCAGGAGTCGTTGCCGGTGGCCacccaggtcggatcggcccgctcctcggcgtcgaGTGCAGACCGCTGGGccctgatggcgtccctccagcgCTTCGTGCccggcgacagcggcggcgagACGCCTATACCGTTCACGgctatcttccagccgccgctgcttggcaggcgcatgtccggcgggacgggatatcccACGCGGTACAGCACCCACGCCTCCTTcatggtgaggctgccgcggccgaagccgttcaccgcggagatcttgcgggaggacaacGCATTGGTTGgaacggcgaggagaagatctgggagcggcgaggagaagatttgggagcggcgagagattgAGATGAACCGCAGGGCCTCTTAATGTACAACGGCGGCAGGAAAAGCGGCAGCGGGTCGTTGgaagcaataacgccggcgcggatggccacacggccatgcacgacgagacacgtccctgcgtcgcctggaaaaaccgtaacgtcgcttgaccaaaggtagacgatggggttttaggcttccgagccactGACGCATCGGTTTCGCCACGACACGCCTTGCTTTTCGTTATGTTCGACGTGCCGGAGCGTCCCTTGTAaggcggggacgggctcaggacgccggacaccgtatcggaccgtGCCAGATAAAAAACAGGTTTGGGGGCGCGGCTGAAAatgtttttttatccggcgcgccccaaatcactTTTGGAGACGGTATGAGGGACGCgaccggagatgctctaatgacTCAGGTACCAGGCACCACGTGTCCTTGttccaagaaaaaaaaaatcaaccgcCTTCATAATCTAAATTGTAATGTTGGTTTGCCTCTTTATTAAGTAACCATCTTTCCTGCCAAGAGAAAATCAGGGCATTCACTTTTTATATAGTACTTCTATATCTTTTCTCTGTCATACTactcttcatataacgattgctCAAAGTATTATattacaaatattaacattttctATGTCAAATTAACATTATTATATCATAATGAAGTATACTTTTATATTATATATAGTTGGTATCGTAAATGTCGTTATTTCAACACATATACAAAGTTAAACCTTACAAAACTTGAATTTAAACAGGGAGGAGGCTACATGCAGGGCAATGGTGTCAACTGACACCAATTGATTTTGTCACTAATCGTTGCTTAGTAAAGATGACACCAACGCACGAGAGCTGACCCCATCAGGTTATTTTTGTAACCGCCATTGATTAAACCTTACTCCCTTCGTTCTTACTCTCTCGACCGTTTGTATTCTCGCGGGTCTAAAATGTGTTAGGAGGTTCAGCGGTCCGACACATAGTGATCGgcctgtccacggagacgcaaacttgGCTCAAATATGCGTCCTCGGATGCGTCTCAGTGGACGCTGCACGAACGCGcagagtgtccgctcgcgtccggcggACGTTTCATCGAGTCCCGGCCGGTAGCGACCCGGACTCGATGTGTCTTCTTAGTCGTACTAGTATCGGCGCAGGGCGTCGCCCGGCGGTCCGCGCCACGTTAATGACGATGCCTCGCCCgtcgagcggccgccgcccacctcggcCAACGAAGTAATGACGATGTCAGGCGTGCCGCGCCCCCTTGGTTGTCTCCGGCGTATACAAAGAGGAGAGCgcacatctcatctcctcccacacaaaCGGTAGacaccgcacaacctccaccggagCCCCGCCTCCATACAACCCTCTGCCTTTGCCATGAACAGTGCCGGGCGCGGCCGAGCCTGCGCGCCTCCACCTACGACTCCATCTCTCCCGGTCGagacctccgacgaggaggacgacgaaagcATGGACAATGTCATCGACGCGGCCATGGATGCAAAGTTCATGGCTGACGCGgagcaggaagcagaggaggagggggtggcccacgcggcgttcgacaCCGAGATGGAATGCCGCAGGGAGACGGTCGCCGCAGGGATGACTCCTCCGAATTCGACTGGTCCTCTGACAATGGGCTtgacccggaggagaaggcggcggagcaaagGGCTCTAGTaaagtccttcgagacgctcaagaaggCCAAGGATGCTGCTAACAGGCGCTGCGGCAGCGGCTGCTAGAGGACGCGGTGGCCCACTGAGCGCTAGTGGCCGCACGGTAGGCGGCGGAGAAGCCGAGGAGGGAGGGAGGCCACGACGGGGTCGGGACGTCGGGTGGCAAGTAGGCTAGGGCTTTTTTCTCCTCTATTTCGTAGTATTTTATGCTTTTTACTTAAATGAAAAATATTGTTGGAAAAAACTATGAATCGCCCTGCTAGGAGTACACCCAGATGTAAACGAGCGCGCGGCCATTTTCATGTTCAAGAGGCGACGCAAATAGACGCGTGCGACCATTTTTTAGTCATATGGATCGCCCGCTAAGTAAAGTTTTGACTTCACAGGAGGCAGACCTGAAGTCAATGAACACAAATATCTGAAGAAGAAAACAAAAACTCGAGGGAGGCTGTAAAGTGTAAATTTCGTCTCTCATGCACTGTAACAGTAAAGTGAATCGCCTTTTCCATGGCTGCCCTTGCCATGGCACACCACACCACGAGGTCCACAACAACACCTCCTGTAAAACTTTCCACACGGAGGCCCAGTTCAGAGGCTTCTCCCCCTCCCCCATCCCTTTCCCATCTCAACACTCTCACTCTCACCCTCAGAGGGAGGTCAATGTCACtgtcgccgccgctcgctcggtAGTTGCCTACAGGGCCTCCCTCCATTTACACTCCTCCGGCTCTTCCTACtgccttcttctccggctccggTCCAAGAACAAGTAGGCAGTAATTtttgttctctctctctctaaatCTTTGCGTTTTGTTTATTCGCTTACTTTTATGCGCCGGCTACTTCTTGGCTCTGCCAAAGTGCCAATGCCCGATGGTGGGTCTcgttcttgagatgctcaactcaaACAAATGCGGTGTCTCCTTGGCAAAATCGAAGAGGAGGTGTTTGCTGAATATTTTTTTCTGTCATGTCGTCGCTTAGTTAGTTTATTGGTTGGTTCCCGTGCACACAAGGTCGCTGTCCTTTTTTCCCTGAATTTCTTGATGTCTTGCTGTTCTTTCCCAAGTTCCAACGGCAATATCTTTTTcgaaacaaaaaaagattgccttTCCCCCCGTAAATTTCACATGATAATATTTTTCGTCCTCAACCAACTCGACTAACCCTAGTGTTCCGTGTTTGCAGGTGAGCAGAGTTTGGGCTAGTAGGATTTAGCCGTTCCGTTTCTGAGAAAATAATTTGGAGCTCAAGAGGCCACAATGCCGAAGATGTTCGGCTTCTCTCGTCGCCGGATTAAGCTGGGAAGGTGAAATTTGGTCCCCTTCCTTCGGATTTGGCCCGTAAATCTAGCTTCCCCTGTTCTTTACGACCCGTTTATTTTTCTCCCTTAGCATTTAGTTATACTGGGCTCGTCTCTGGTTCTATGTGTTTTCATAGATTTCGTCTTAGGAAGGTACCATAGCTAGGTTTGCTGATATGATTGGGTGTGACCAGCGAATTTAGACGATTTTGGTGAGTTACATGAGAGATATGTTGTCTTTGTCCATCTCAAGAAATTTTTGGCCTGAGCAAAGAGCAGATACTGAAAAGAGTTGAACTGTTATGTGAGTTTGTGTTCATTCCTCTCCTTATTTCTGAAGAGAAAAGGTTGAAATTTTTGTTAATGTGCTGAAATAGAGCCATTCACTCTCCAGCTCCATTTCCCTATTTCAATGTCTGTACGTAAATTCCTTCTGTCTGCTCTCACCTTTCCATTGTCTTGTGATTTCTATAGGCTGAAGGGTCATCTTCATGATCCTTTCCATGGCTCCCGGAGTCCTGCTCGGCCTACCAAGCGGCACAGTCATCCCAACGTGAGCTATTCTTCTTGACTTATTTGACATGGTTTTTACTGTTGTGATGTATTTAAACGGTTACTGGCCTATTGCGGTTTGTTCAGGAAGAAGAGCTAGTGGCTACGTCAGTGAGTGGGCGTCCAGATGACCTTGCTTGGCGCTGTTCGTCTGATACTTTTGATCTCAATGGTCGTGCATTTGAAAACTCGGAGAATTGGGCGGTATTGTCAACAGAGGGGGATAAACCGAGCCCTCGTTTTGATGTAATAAACCATCTTAAAAACTCTTTGAAGTGTAAAAGAAGTTGCAGTGTTCTCATCATTATTAGTTTCTGTACTGAAGCCTTTATAAAATATAACACATTCATCTGCTCACCATTTCAAACAGCATGCAGCAGCCATGGTAGGCAGCAAAATGATAGTCTTCGGTGGTGATGCCGGTCATCATTTGCTGGATGATACAAAGGTAGTTGATGGTGTGTTGCATGAGGGGGCTCATCTGTTCATGTTACATAACCTTATATCAGTTTTGAGGCTAACTTTGTGATATCATTTTTCCAATATATACTTTAGATATTGAGCCTAGACAAACTTACATGGGATTCTGTGGCTTCTAAAGTTCGTGCATCACCAGGTGGACGTTCTCCGAAGTTTCGACCATGCAAAGGTCATTGTCTGGTATGCTTCTTGCAGCTCAATGTTTTCTAACTACCCCGTTcgattttttttatttattaCATGATGTCGTAGACTTGTCCCTTATCTTTACAAATTTGctggaagttgtaatggcataGCCTTTTGGTGAAGTAGGCAAAGGTTCGTTAAATAAGGAAAGTATGTAAAGATTGATTATTAGCATTCCAAGTTTTTCTTTCTGTTTGCAGTTGTAACACTGCGGCATGTTGCTAGTTTATATTGCACTAGCATAGTAACATACCTGTTTGCccaatagtagcatttcatggttAACACTTCAAACTTTAGCAGAATTAATACAAAAACCCAAGTGAGGTGCTACATGTCAactttcatgcactagccaacgcaagtcAAAACTGATGGAAAGGCTagtgcaatccacttatacacttcATAACACTACAAAATTGTGCCTGTGGGATGTCGTCCTAGGTGAGGGCTGGGCTTCAAGTCAATTTTGGCCTAGGTTGTTACAATCATTGTGACTTTCACCTTTCAATAATCTCACTTCATCTGTTCCAAAATACATTACTTTTGAAGCATTAAATcatacttctttatctttgacaacAAATTAAAAGAACAATTTAGATTTGTTGGGTAAAAATTGTACCATGGAATTTGtaatgattttttttcaaaacataTACTTATAATTTTCTAATAACATGTGCATGTAAAAACAATGGTCAAAGTTGCATTGTGGAAACTGTCCATATCTaaaacgtcgtctattttgaatgaAGTACCTTGCAGTTCTTTCTTACAGTGCTTGCTTGATCTATGACTTAAATGAGAAAATACCTTTTTTTATTATAGGTTCCATGGGGCAAGAATGTCATTCTTGTCGGAGGAAAAAGCGAGCCACCTTCTGACCGGATAACAGGTCAGACTGCCCTATTTAATTCTAAAAAAATCATATTGATTTATTTTACTATCTGATTCAGTGTTAAACTTCCAGCCGAAATAATTTGGAGTTCATCATTTATTTTACTGCAGTATGGACATTCAATTCGGAAACGGAGATCTGGTTGCATATGGAAGCGAAGGGCGACATTCCGGTTACATATTTGAACATTGATTTATACAATGATTAAAGTGTTCGTTGCAAAATACTTAGTGATTGTTCCTCGATCGCTAATTTCAGGTAGCTCGAAGTGGCCATACAGTGACTAGAGCAGGCCCTGTTTTGATCCTCTTTGGTGGAGAGGATACTAAAGGGAAGAAACTGCATGACCTTCATATGCTTGATCTGAAGTCTTTAACATGGCTTCCATTGAACTATAAGTAAGTCATTCTTTGTCTAGAACTAAGACGTAGTATGATGTCAATAGACATAAAAACAAACCTAAGCAAGAACGTTTATCAGTTGATTACCTGGTTAGTCCACAATGCCTATCCATAGGTTTCTGCAAAACTAGTGTGGTTTAACTAACAGTCCATGCTTTGAAGCTCGTTGATGTTTGAATTGTTCTCTTACTTTGCTGTGCTATTTTTTTCTACTAATAACTACATGTTCATGTTTTAGAGGTGCTGGACCTTCTCCAAGATCGAATCATGTGGCTGCACTTTACGATGATAGAATTCTTCTGATTTTTGGAGGCCAGTCAAAATCCAAGACCCTAAATGATGTTCATGCTCTAGACTTCGAAACAGTAAGTTCAATCAGGTTTCTGCTATTTTTTCTTGTTAATATCCTACTGAAATAAAGTCAATCTTTTTAGATGGTATGGTCAAGAGTGAAAACACATGGTCATCATCCATCACCTCGAGCAGGTTGCTGTGGAGCTCTCTGTGGGACTAAATGGTATATAGCAGGGGGTGGAAGCAAGAAAAAGCGTAAGTTTGTTATGCTATGTTGCCATTCAAGTAGTTGTATATAATATGACAATATGACTAGTTCAGTTTAATCTGTGAGCCATAAACAAAACTGTGTTCATTTCTTAAAATAAGTGCTTCATTTGGAATCATGGCTCATGTTCATTTTCTAATAAGAAATCTTCCATCTCTATCAGGTCATCCTGAAACCTGGGTCTTCGATGTCCTGGAATCCAAGTGGTCCGTTTGTGTAGTACCTCCTAGTTCCTCAATTACTACCAAGAAAGTAAGTGCAAGTCATCTTTGATGGAATCTAAGTGGTATAGGAAGGTCGATACCGTACCATCTGCAACCTTCGTGAATTCTAGAGAAatgcaacatttttttttttgaaacggaggcaaaagctttgcctcatccattaattaagaaggaagtgcccaatttttaggggaaaattgggcgaaaaccaacaacacacacTGGACACCCCGGCCAACCTCGGCTACCCACACGGAGCACACACGCCATCGAGAAGAAAAGCCAtcgatgaggatgtcatcgagcgtcatcgtcgtcactcctcCACGAGCCAGCGATTCCGACTTCACCTTAGACGACCGCCACCAAGACCCTCGCCGCGAACGATAATGGAGCCATTgtgagcctatgccaaacagtcgacccccaaacacgtcgaggaggaggcagctccgacttcaaccgtgaccttcataggagaaaggtgcacgccttgcaccgacgcaagcaccaatcaagtggcatcgttgccacacgtcgcctcgcagctccgacttcaccatcacgg contains:
- the LOC124703006 gene encoding acyl-CoA-binding domain-containing protein 6-like encodes the protein MPKMFGFSRRRIKLGRLKGHLHDPFHGSRSPARPTKRHSHPNEEELVATSVSGRPDDLAWRCSSDTFDLNGRAFENSENWAVLSTEGDKPSPRFDHAAAMVGSKMIVFGGDAGHHLLDDTKILSLDKLTWDSVASKVRASPGGRSPKFRPCKGHCLVPWGKNVILVGGKSEPPSDRITVWTFNSETEIWLHMEAKGDIPVARSGHTVTRAGPVLILFGGEDTKGKKLHDLHMLDLKSLTWLPLNYKGAGPSPRSNHVAALYDDRILLIFGGQSKSKTLNDVHALDFETMVWSRVKTHGHHPSPRAGCCGALCGTKWYIAGGGSKKKRHPETWVFDVLESKWSVCVVPPSSSITTKKGFSMVPLYYRDKIVLVSFGGNKKEPSDKVEVLVVLQNEHCFSWRSAPDAEPLMYEDSPPSSKELADHLNNCEPVNSVARHSLATTVESSSGRKSIPDSLLQNSNLGSSSLRRQFRQEEECSLAQKLQKPIDDDKYKDVDDCSELPSFANQKQRSDTYHSPDADAKAKRLGRSSSDINHQHDTKIANLARRNMALEEKVSAAMASKDEAEKNLSLVIDSKEELEKRLAERDREVEMLKEKVIGLELAQEDSNSASNTVHADNVRLEREVAFLKAVMDENQKELHSTRGVLAGERARAFQLQVEVFHLKQRLQTMDGRSPTPRKPQNI